A single region of the Brassica rapa cultivar Chiifu-401-42 chromosome A03, CAAS_Brap_v3.01, whole genome shotgun sequence genome encodes:
- the LOC103856526 gene encoding uncharacterized protein LOC103856526, translating into MHVTKTIKTGKRPCRAEFFIETRTKPNGSFVCEEAKTRAEKLTTLLGQKSHVTNNAIASLDDEYAQVFGPERPGRVRCVGRGPTPSKLVNHSPVTRQEIENSEMVIDLKSQVKELSDQVKGMTTFIQQVIGTSTGEQARVWASSFAVAFANIPNPAFANVPSPPNPNQERSDDAVRD; encoded by the exons atgcatGTTACAAAGACAATCAAGACTGGAAAACGACCATGTCGAGCAGAGTTTTTTATCGAGACTCGTACAAAACCTAATGGAAGCTTTGTATGTGAAGAAGCAAAAACACGGGCG GAAAAACTTACGACGTTGTTGGGCCAAAAGTCACATGTGACAAACAATGCTATTGCTAGTTTGGATGATGAATATGCACAAGTTTTTGGTCCAGAGCGTCCAGGACGAGTACGGTGTGTTGGTCGTGGACCTACACCTTCAAAATTAGTGAACCATTCACCTGTTACGAGACAAGAGATAGAGAATTCAGAAATGGTTATTGACCTGAAGTCACAAGTGAAAGAATTATCAGATCAAGTCAAGGGAATGACTACATTCATCCAACAAGTAATTGGTACTTCAACTGGTGAACag GCAAGAGTATGGGCTTCAAGTTTTGCTGTAGCTTTTGCTAACATACCAAACCCAGCTTTTGCCAACGTACCATCTCCACCAAATCCAAATCAg GAACGGAGTGATGATGCTGTTAGAGACTAA